In one Solanum dulcamara chromosome 1, daSolDulc1.2, whole genome shotgun sequence genomic region, the following are encoded:
- the LOC129885991 gene encoding HVA22-like protein e, with the protein MGHFWTLICHLHTLAGPVTMLLYPLYASVVAIETTDKLDDEQWLAYWIFYSFLTLVEMVLQHVLEWIPIWYDVKLIFVAWLVLPHFRGAAFIYNKFVRERIIKRYRESSSSPQHNKSPKAKSKTKFVDFITPKKGEHEAY; encoded by the exons ATGGGTCATTTCTGGACTTTGATTTGTCATCTTCATACTCTTGCCGG GCCAGTGACAATGTTGCTCTATCCTTT GTATGCTTCAGTAGTAGCAATTGAGACTACTGACAAATTGGATGATGAACAATGGCTTGCTTATTggattttttattcttttcttaCTCTTGTGGAGATGGTCCTTCAACATGTTCTTGAATG gATACCAATATGGTATGATGTGAAGTTGATATTTGTGGCATGGCTAGTTTTGCCTCATTTCAGAGGAGCtgcatttatatataataagttTGTAAGGGAAAGGATAATCAAGAGATACAGagaatcatcatcatcaccacAACATAACAAGTCTCCTAAAGCCAAATCCAAGACTAAATTTGTGGACTTCATCACTCCCAAAAAG GGAGAGCATGAAGCTTACTAA